In Neptuniibacter halophilus, the genomic stretch CCATGGTGTACGTATGGGTCGTAACTGCCTGATTCACAGCGGTGCGGTACTGGGCAGTGACGGTTTTGGTTTTGCCAGTGACCGGGGTGAATGGGTGAAGATTGCCCAGCTCGGTGGTGTTGTGCTGGGGGACCGGGTAGAAGTGGGTGCCTGTACGACGATTGATCGTGGTGCACTCGAGGATACGCGGATCGGTGACGGGGTGATCCTCGATAACCAGATTCAGATTGCGCATAACGTTCAGGTTGGCAAAAATACTGCTATTGCGGGCTGTACCGCAGTGGCCGGAAGCACTAGAATTGGCGACCATTGTACAATCGCGGGTGCCTGCGGCATTACCGGTCATCTGACCATCGCCAGTGGCTCGCATATCACAGCAATGTCTCTTGTTACCAAGTCGATTTCCGAACCCGGTGCGTACTCTTCCGGTACCGGCATGATGCCGTACCAGCAATGGAAGAAGAATGTGGTCAGGTTTCGGCAGCTGGACGATATCGCCCGCCGGCTAAAAGCCGTTGAAGCAAAGATTTCTGAGGATTAAGGGTTTAAATAAGATGATGGATGTAAACGAAATTAGGGAATACCTTCCGCATCGTTATCCGTTCCTGTTGGTGGATCGGGTGCTGGAGCTGGAAAAGGGAGAATCCATTGTTGCGTACAAGAATGTTACGGTCAATGAGCCCTTCTTCAATGGCCACTTCCCGGATCATCCGGTTATGCCGGGCGTTCTTATTGTAGAAGCCATGGCTCAGGCTGCCGGAATCCTTGGTTTTAAAACCATGGATAAAAAGCCTCAGGATGGTTCTATTTACTACTTTGTTGGTGCTGATAATCTGCGCTTCAAGCGCCCGGTTGTGCCGGGTGATCAACTGAAGCTGGAAGCCAGAGTGGTTTCAGAACGCCGTGGTATCTGGAAGTTTGAAGTGCGCTCATCCGTAGATGGTGATACCGTAAGTACTGCTACCATTTTGTGTGCTGATAGAAAGGTTTAAGTCTTGATCGATTCCCGTGCACTCATAGATCCTTCTGCGAAGCTGGCCGATGATGTCACGGTCGGGCCCTGGTCGATAATCGGGCCTGATGTGGAGATCGGAGCGGGTACAGTGATCGGGCCTCATGTTGTGATCAGAGGGCCCAGCACAATCGGAAAAAACAACCGTATCTTTCAGTTCGCCTCGGTCGGTGAAGACTGTCAGGATAAAAAATACGCCGGTGAACCTACGACCCTGACCATGGGGGATAACAATGTTGTCCGCGAAGGGGTGACCATTCACCGGGGTACGATACAGGATGCCGGCACCACCACCATCGGTAACGATAACCTGTTTATGGCTTATGCCCATGTGGCCCATGACTGTGTTGTGGGTAATAACGTGATTATGGCGAATAACACGGCTATTGCCGGGCATGTGCATGTGGGTGACTGGGCTATTCTGGGTGGTTTTACGGCCGTTCATCAGTTCTGCAAAATCGGTCCCCACGTGATGTGTGGCACCAGTACGGTGGTACTGAAGGATATTCCGGCCTATATCATGGCTAACGGAAACACTGCCGAGCCGCACGGAATCAACACCGAAGGTCTGAAGCGACGCGGTTTCAGCCCGCAGGCGATCAGCGACCTGCGTCGGGCATACAAGATTCTTTACCGGAACAAACTTACCACTGCACAGGCACTGGCTGAGCTGAATAAGCTGCTGCCACAATGCCCTGAAGTTGCGGCGTTAATTCAGTCTGTCGAAACCTCCTCCCGCGGCATTATCCGCTAGGCTCAACCATGCCGAAATCTCTGCGTATAGGTATTGTCGCCGGGGAGGCCTCCGGCGATATTCTGGGCAGTGGCCTGATCCGGGCTCTGAAAAAACGCTTTCCCGATCTTAAAGTCGAAGGCATCGGCGGTGAGCTGATGATAGCCGCTGGCTGTCAATCGCACTATCCGATGGAACGGCTCTCCGTTATGGGGTTGGTTGAGGTGCTTGGCCGCCTGCCTGAGTTGCTTAAACTGCGCAAAAAGCTGATTCAGCACTTTATTGATAACCCGCCTGATCTGTTTATCGGTGTCGATGCGCCGGATTTCACTCTGGCGATGGAAGGGCAGCTAAAGCAGGCGGGGATCCCGACCGTGCATTATGTCAGCCCCTCTGTCTGGGCCTGGAAACAGAAGCGAATCTACAAGATTAAACAGACAACCGATCTGGTGTTGAGTCTGTTCCCGTTCGAAGCCCGGCATTATGAACCCACGGCACAGCGGATCGCATTTGTCGGACATCCGTTGGCCGACAGTATCCCGCGTAGTGTCGATCCGGCAGCCGAGCGAAAGCGCTTTGCTGTGAAAGCCGGTGAGAAAATTGTCGCCCTGCTGCCGGGAAGTCGTGGCAGTGAGGTTAAATATCTGGCGGAGCCTTTTCTGGAAACGGCCCGCTGGTTGTCCGAACGTCACGATAATCTTCGGTTTATTATTCCTGCGGCGAACGAGCAGCGCCACGATCAGTTACACCGGATGGTCAGTGAGCAGTTCGCCGATCTGAATATTCAGTTGGTGATGAAAAACTCCCGTGAAGTCATGGCGATTGCCGATGCGATTCTGATTGCATCCGGGACAGCCACGCTGGAGGCAACGATCCTTGGTAAGCCGATGGTCGTGGCCTACAAAATGGCCTCGCTGACCTATGCAATCTATTCACGGATGGTTAAATCCCGCTTTATCTCCCTGCCCAATCTGCTGGCGGATGAGGCGCTGGTGCCTGAAATTCTGCAGGATCAGGTGAAGCCTGAGGTGCTGGGGCCTGCCCTGCTCAAGGCGCTGGAAGATGAGAACTACAAACAGTATCTGCATCAACGCTTCGCCGAGATTCAGCAACAGTTGCATCAGGACGCGGATGAGAAAGCCGCAGACGCAGTGGTCGAATTGCTTAAGGATAAAGGTGTACTGCCATGAGTACGCAGGGGTTTGATTTTTCCGAGGGGAAGCTGATCGCCGGTGTTGATGAGGTAGGTCGCGGGCCGCTGGTAGGAACTGTAATGGCTGCGGCGGTTATCCTCGATCCGGCCAGACCTATTCAGGGGCTTGCGGATTCGAAGAAGCTCACAGCAAAACGACGTGAGCAACTCTATGTTGAAATCAAAGAGAAGGCGCTGGCCTGGTGTGTGGCATCCGCATCGGTAGAAGAGATTGACCGTCTCAACATACTCCATGCGACTATGCTGGCGATGCAGCGTGCAGTTAGCGGCCTGCCGGTTGAACCGGAGTTTGTTTACGTGGATGGCAATCGTTGCCCGGAACTGCCCTGTCCGAGCGAGCCGGTGGTGAAAGGCGATAGCAAGGTCGCAGAGATATCAGCCGCCTCGATTCTGGCAAAGGTCGACCGGGATCGTGAGATGGAGTTGCTGGATCAGCAATATCCGCAGTACGGCTTTGCCAAACATAAAGGCTACCCGACGGCGGCTCACTTTGCTGCGCTGGCTGAACATGGTCCACTGACTGAACATCGTCGCAGCTTCAGGCCCGTGCGGGACTGGCTGGAACAGAATTAGAATATTGAGATCCTATGTCTGAAGCACAATTTATCCATCTGCGCACCCATACTGAATTCTCCCTGGTAGACGGCCTTGTCCGGGTGAAGGAGCTGGTGGCCGCGGCTAAGGACAACGGGATGCCTGCGGTCGGAATGACTGACCAGACTAACTTCTTTGGTCTGGTGAAGTTTTTCAAAGCGGCGACTGGCAGCGGGATCAAACCGATCTGTGGTTCCGACCTGTGGGTAGAAAATACCGATGAACCTGGTGGTGAACCGTACCGCCTCACACTGCTGGTCTGCAATGCACAGGGCTACCTGAATCTGATGGAACTGATCTCTCAGGCATATGCTGAGGGGCAGAATATTATTCCTGATCTGGCTCTGGTAAAGCCGGAGTGGGTTGCTGCTAAATCGGCTGGCCTGATCGCACTATCAGGTGGCCGTAAAGGTGAGGTAGGCCGGGCGATACTGGCGGATAAGGGCGAGGCAGATGCCGTTCTCGAACGCTGGATGCAGGTGTTTCCGGGAAATTTCTACCTTGAGATACAGCGTACCGGGCGACCGGGGGATGAGCAGATTGTCCATGCCTCTGTCGCACTGGCTAAAGCCCACGATTGCCCATTGGTTGCAACCAATGAGGTGATGTTTGTTAAAGCCTCGGATTTTGAGGCGCATGAGGTCAGGGTCTGTATTAACCAGGGGCGGACACTGGAAGACCCAACCCGGCCAAAAGAGTACAGCGAACAGCAGTATTTCCGTTCACAGGAGGAGATGGTCGAGCTGTTCAGCGATATTCCATCGGCATTGCAGAACAGTGTGGCGATCGCCAAACGCTGTAATATCGAAATCGAAATTGGCACCTATTACCTGCCGAAATATCCGATCCCTGAAGGGATGTTGATGGATGAATTCTTCCGCAAGGTCTCCTATGACGGACTGGAAGAGCGGTTGGAAATCCTGCTGGATAAAGCTGATCCCGAGTATCAGGAGAAGCGTCAGCGCTACATTGACCGGCTGGAGTTCGAGCTGGATATCATTATCCAGATGGGTTTCCCCGGCTACTTCCTGATCGTAATGGACTTCATTAAATGGGGTAAGGAAAACGGCGTTCCGGTAGGTCCCGGACGTGGTTCCGGTGCGGGATCTCTGGTGGCGTATGCGCAGAAAATTACCGACCTTGATCCCCTGGAATACGATCTTCTGTTTGAGCGATTCCTTAACCCTGAACGTGTATCCATGCCCGACTTCGATATCGATTTCTGTATGGATAACCGCGATAAGGTAATCGATTACGTGGCTCGGACATATGGCCGTGATGCGGTATCCCAGATTGTGACTTTCGGTACCATGGCCGCGAAGGCGGTGGTGCGGGATGTTGCCCGTGTTCAGGGCAAACCCTTTGGTCTTGCAGACCGTCTCTCCAAACTGATCCCCTTCGAGGTGGGTATTACCCTGAAAAAGGCGATGGATCAGGAACCCATGCTGCGTGAATTCGTTGAGTCCAGCGAAGAGGCGCAGGAGATCATGGAGATGGCCTATAAGCTCGAAGGTGTGACCCGAAATGTGGGTAAACATGCCGGGGGCGTGGTCATCGCGCCCACCAAGCTGACTGATTTCGCAGCAACCTACTGCGATGAAGAGGGCAACGGTCTGGTAACCCAGTTTGATAAGGGAGATGTAGAGGAGGCGGGGCTGGTTAAGTTCGACTTCCTGGGGCTGCGTACCCTGACCATTATCGACTGGGCATTGCAGACCGTGAACCGGATTCGGGAGAAGCAGGGCGAGGAACCTCTGGATATTGCCCTGATCGATCTGGAGGATAAAAAGACCTTCGATCTGTTGCAGGCGGCTGAAACCACTGCGGTATTCCAGCTTGAATCCAGTGGTATGAAGGATCTGGTAAGGCGTCTGTTGCCGTCGCGCTTTGAGGATATTGTCGCACTGGTGGCGCTGTTCCGCCCAGGCCCGCTGCAATCAGGCATGGTGGACGACTTTATCAACCGTAAGCATGGCCGTGCTGAGATGGCGTGGCCGCACCCCGATTATCAGCTCGACTCTCTGCAGCCCGTGCTGGAGCCTACCTACGGCATCATCCTCTATCAGGAGCAGGTGATGCAGATCGCTCAGGTGATGGCCGGGTATACGCTGGGCGGCGCGGATATGCTGCGCCGGGCCATGGGTAAGAAAAAGCCGGAAGAGATGGCCAAGCAGCGGGCCTCCTTCCTGGATGGTTCAGTTGAAAACGGTATCGACAAAGATCTGGCGGGGAATATCTTCGATCTGGTAGAGAAGTTTGCCGGCTACGGTTTTAACAAATCCCACTCGGCTGCTTATGCACTGGTTTCCTACCAGACCGCCTGGCTGAAAGCCCACTACCCGGCGCCGTTTATGGCGGCGGTTATGTCATCCGATATGCAGAACACCGATAAGGTGGTGATCTTTATCGAAGAGTGCCGGATTATGGGAATACCGCCGGCACTGCCCGACGTCAACAGCGGTGAATATATGTTCACGGTTAATGATGAAGGGGTGATTGTATACGGGCTCGGCGCGATCAAGGGTGTGGGTGAAGGCCCGATTGAGGCGATTGTTCAGGCCCGTAACGAAGGTGGTCCGTTTAAAGACCTGTTTGATTTCTGTGAGCGGGTCGGGGCGAAAAAGCTGAATAAACGGGTACTCGAAGCGCTGGTGCGCTCCGGTGCGCTGGATAACCTCGGCGCAGAACGGGCGGTGCTTTGGGAAGCGATCCCGGCGGCGCTAAAAGCCGCAGATCAGTCGGCGAAGAATCAGGATGCCGGTATGTTTGATCTGTTCGGCGAAGTGGAAGCTGAATCCGATCGTTGCAGTTATGAAGACTTCAGAAATGTACGCTCCTGGACCGACAAAGAGCGCCTGACAGGCGAAAAAGACACACTGGGCCTGTATCTGACGGGTCATCCGATTGATGAATATGAATCGGAGCTGCGCCACTTTATCAGCAAGCGGATTGTTGAGCTGCAACCTGCACGGGGACAGACTCAGAAAATGGCGGGTCTGGTGGTGGATCTGCGCCTGAAAAAAACCAAAAAGGGCGATAACCTCTGCTTTGTTACACTGGATGACCGCAGTGCCCGGATTGACGTTACCCTGTTTGGCGATACCTATGACGCGGTGCGTGATATGGTCGCCAAAGATGCGGTACTGATCGTTGAGGGGGAGGTGGCAGAAGATCACTTTTCCGGCGGCATGAAGGTGCGGGTCAGCAAGGTGTTGAGTATTCCTCAGGCCCGGGCGCAGTATGCATCGGGTGTTCAGGTGCGCTGTCAGGCTGGGCAGTTTGCCGGGCGTCGGTTACAGGAGCTGCAGAATCTGCTGCAGTCGCATCGGGGGCAGGGCGGATTGCCGCTCCGTCTGCGTTATCAGCGTGAAGATGCGGAGGCGACGCTGGTGCTGGGGGATAACTGGCGGGTTGAGGCCAGCGACGAGCTGTTGATTGCATTAATGGAACGCTTTGGCAGCGATGCAGTGAGGCTGACCTATTAGACCGGGGTTGGCCATTGCCGATGTAGGTCTGGTTCTTATCCGAGCAAAAAGGTAAACTTTGCACAATTTTTTCACTTAATAAATAGATGAGTCATATGAATCCGAACTATCTGGATTTTGAACAGCCGATTGCCGAGTTGCAGGCAAAAATTGAAGAGTTGCGTCTGGTCGGTGATTCCGCTGAACTGAATATCTCCGATGAGATCGCACGTCTGGAAGACAAAAGCCGCAGCCTGACCGAATCTATTTTTTCTGACCTGAGCGCCTGGCAAGTATCGCAGTTGGCGCGTCATCCGCAGCGTCCATATACCCTGGATTACATCGATTATATTTTCGACGAGTTCGATGAGATCCACGGTGACCGCCATTTCGCGGACGATCAGGCGATCGTAGGCGGCATTGCCCGTCTGGACGAGAAGCCTGTGATGGTTATCGGTCATCAGAAAGGTCGTGGTGTGCATGAGCGTCAGAAACGCAATTTCGGTATGCCGCGTCCTGAAGGCTACCGTAAAGCGCTGCGCCTGATGGAGATGGCTGAGCGCTTCAAAATGCCGGTTCTGACCTTTATTGACACACCGGGTGCGTATCCGGGGATCGATGCCGAAGAGCGTGGCCAGTCAGAAGCGATCGCATTTAACCTGGCTAAAATGTCGCAGCTGAAAACACCGATTATCTCCACCGTGATTGGTGAAGGTGGTTCCGGTGGCGCGCTGGCGATTGGTGTCTGTGATGAGCTGATGATGATGAGCTACTCAACCTACTCGGTTATCTCGCCGGAAGGTTGTGCATCGATTCTGTGGAAAAGCGCTGAGCGTGCTGCGGATGCCGCTAAGGCGATGGGTATTACCTCCGAGCGTCTGCATGAGCTGGGTCTGGTTGATCAGATTGTCAGTGAGCCACTGGGTGGCGCACACCGTGATCCGGCACTGACCGCAGCGAATCTGAAACGTCATCTCAGCGAAACGCTGGCTAAACTTCAGGATCTGTCTCAGGATGAGCTGCTTGAGCGTCGTTACAAGCGCCTGATGTCCTACGGATTCGGTGGTGAGGCCTGATTCAGGTTTCAACCACGATCTGAAACAGTGTGAGCGCAGCATGGCTGCGCTCATTACTGATTATCTGCAAAAACTTCCCTCTGCTGAACGGCCTCGCAACTGGGTTATAGCCCATAGTGGCGGGCTGGATTCTCAGGTATTACTCCATCTCGCTGCCCGGTATTTCGATACCTCTGAACTAAGGGTGGTGCATGTTAACCACCACCTTCAGGCCGACGCTGAGCAGTGGGCCGAGTTTTCGCAGGCTCAGGCTGCTGCACTGGGGCTCCGTTTTTTCCGGCTGGATGTGTATCCGCAAAGTGATTCAGAAGAGGCCGCAAGGGATGCACGTTATCAGGCGTTTGCGGAAAATCTGCAGCAGGGGGAGTGTTTGCTGCTGGCCCATCATGCCGATGATCAGGCCGAAACCCTGTTGTTTCGTTTTCTCCGGGGCAGCGGTGTCGCCGGACTCTGTGGTATGCCGCGCTCACGTCCGCTTGCCGGGGGGGGCCTGCTGAGGCCTCTGCTGCATTGTTCCCGAGAGGCGCTCGAAGGAGCGGCGGCTGCATTGGGGCTCTCCTCAATTGAGGATCCCAGTAATCATTCGCTGGACTACGATCGTAATTTCCTGCGGGCAGAGATTCTGCCCGGATTAAAGCAGCGCTGGCCGCGGCTGTTGCAGCGCTGGCAGTCCAATGCTGAGCTGATGCAGCAGAACCAGTTGCTGTTAGAGAGTTATCTGCAGCAGGATCTCGATCAATGTCTGCGGGCACCCGATCAGCTCTGTCTGGCGGCGCTTAAGGCGCTCCCGCTGGTCCGCCAGCCTGAACTGCTGCGATTCTGGGTTGCGCAGTTCTGCGGTGAGTTGCTGAATGGCCGGCAGTTAACACAGATTGAGCGTGACCTTATTCTGGCACGGGAGGATGCGAACCCCTGTTACCAACTGAAAACCTGCTCCATTCGTCGTTTTCAGGGGGCGCTCTATCTGGTGTTGCCTATCCCGCAAACAATGGCTCAGCCGGGGCCATTGCAGTTGGGTACCCATGAGTTCGCTGATGGCTGTCTGACCGTGGCACCGGCCGATGCCGGTCTGAAAACCCTGAAGGATCTTCGTGTCGTTCGTCGGCAGGGGGGAGAGCGCTGTCGTCCGCATGGGCGTGGCGGCTCAGTCACGGTGAAAAAACTTCTTCAGGAATCCGCTGTTCCGCCCTGGCGACGTGACGCCTGGCCGCTGC encodes the following:
- the lpxD gene encoding UDP-3-O-(3-hydroxymyristoyl)glucosamine N-acyltransferase codes for the protein MSAKEFTLQEIAKTLSAELHGDPQCRISGIATLMQASATQLSFIANSKYQKHLASTSAGAVLMSEELLSGFSGNALVVDDPYLAYAHVSQLFAKSVTETAGVDPRACVADSAVLQSDVYIAAGAVIGERVTLESGVRIGANTVVGDDCQIGKDSVLEANVTLYHGVRMGRNCLIHSGAVLGSDGFGFASDRGEWVKIAQLGGVVLGDRVEVGACTTIDRGALEDTRIGDGVILDNQIQIAHNVQVGKNTAIAGCTAVAGSTRIGDHCTIAGACGITGHLTIASGSHITAMSLVTKSISEPGAYSSGTGMMPYQQWKKNVVRFRQLDDIARRLKAVEAKISED
- the fabZ gene encoding 3-hydroxyacyl-ACP dehydratase FabZ, whose protein sequence is MMDVNEIREYLPHRYPFLLVDRVLELEKGESIVAYKNVTVNEPFFNGHFPDHPVMPGVLIVEAMAQAAGILGFKTMDKKPQDGSIYYFVGADNLRFKRPVVPGDQLKLEARVVSERRGIWKFEVRSSVDGDTVSTATILCADRKV
- the lpxA gene encoding acyl-ACP--UDP-N-acetylglucosamine O-acyltransferase yields the protein MIDSRALIDPSAKLADDVTVGPWSIIGPDVEIGAGTVIGPHVVIRGPSTIGKNNRIFQFASVGEDCQDKKYAGEPTTLTMGDNNVVREGVTIHRGTIQDAGTTTIGNDNLFMAYAHVAHDCVVGNNVIMANNTAIAGHVHVGDWAILGGFTAVHQFCKIGPHVMCGTSTVVLKDIPAYIMANGNTAEPHGINTEGLKRRGFSPQAISDLRRAYKILYRNKLTTAQALAELNKLLPQCPEVAALIQSVETSSRGIIR
- the lpxB gene encoding lipid-A-disaccharide synthase, translated to MPKSLRIGIVAGEASGDILGSGLIRALKKRFPDLKVEGIGGELMIAAGCQSHYPMERLSVMGLVEVLGRLPELLKLRKKLIQHFIDNPPDLFIGVDAPDFTLAMEGQLKQAGIPTVHYVSPSVWAWKQKRIYKIKQTTDLVLSLFPFEARHYEPTAQRIAFVGHPLADSIPRSVDPAAERKRFAVKAGEKIVALLPGSRGSEVKYLAEPFLETARWLSERHDNLRFIIPAANEQRHDQLHRMVSEQFADLNIQLVMKNSREVMAIADAILIASGTATLEATILGKPMVVAYKMASLTYAIYSRMVKSRFISLPNLLADEALVPEILQDQVKPEVLGPALLKALEDENYKQYLHQRFAEIQQQLHQDADEKAADAVVELLKDKGVLP
- the rnhB gene encoding ribonuclease HII codes for the protein MSTQGFDFSEGKLIAGVDEVGRGPLVGTVMAAAVILDPARPIQGLADSKKLTAKRREQLYVEIKEKALAWCVASASVEEIDRLNILHATMLAMQRAVSGLPVEPEFVYVDGNRCPELPCPSEPVVKGDSKVAEISAASILAKVDRDREMELLDQQYPQYGFAKHKGYPTAAHFAALAEHGPLTEHRRSFRPVRDWLEQN
- the dnaE gene encoding DNA polymerase III subunit alpha — encoded protein: MSEAQFIHLRTHTEFSLVDGLVRVKELVAAAKDNGMPAVGMTDQTNFFGLVKFFKAATGSGIKPICGSDLWVENTDEPGGEPYRLTLLVCNAQGYLNLMELISQAYAEGQNIIPDLALVKPEWVAAKSAGLIALSGGRKGEVGRAILADKGEADAVLERWMQVFPGNFYLEIQRTGRPGDEQIVHASVALAKAHDCPLVATNEVMFVKASDFEAHEVRVCINQGRTLEDPTRPKEYSEQQYFRSQEEMVELFSDIPSALQNSVAIAKRCNIEIEIGTYYLPKYPIPEGMLMDEFFRKVSYDGLEERLEILLDKADPEYQEKRQRYIDRLEFELDIIIQMGFPGYFLIVMDFIKWGKENGVPVGPGRGSGAGSLVAYAQKITDLDPLEYDLLFERFLNPERVSMPDFDIDFCMDNRDKVIDYVARTYGRDAVSQIVTFGTMAAKAVVRDVARVQGKPFGLADRLSKLIPFEVGITLKKAMDQEPMLREFVESSEEAQEIMEMAYKLEGVTRNVGKHAGGVVIAPTKLTDFAATYCDEEGNGLVTQFDKGDVEEAGLVKFDFLGLRTLTIIDWALQTVNRIREKQGEEPLDIALIDLEDKKTFDLLQAAETTAVFQLESSGMKDLVRRLLPSRFEDIVALVALFRPGPLQSGMVDDFINRKHGRAEMAWPHPDYQLDSLQPVLEPTYGIILYQEQVMQIAQVMAGYTLGGADMLRRAMGKKKPEEMAKQRASFLDGSVENGIDKDLAGNIFDLVEKFAGYGFNKSHSAAYALVSYQTAWLKAHYPAPFMAAVMSSDMQNTDKVVIFIEECRIMGIPPALPDVNSGEYMFTVNDEGVIVYGLGAIKGVGEGPIEAIVQARNEGGPFKDLFDFCERVGAKKLNKRVLEALVRSGALDNLGAERAVLWEAIPAALKAADQSAKNQDAGMFDLFGEVEAESDRCSYEDFRNVRSWTDKERLTGEKDTLGLYLTGHPIDEYESELRHFISKRIVELQPARGQTQKMAGLVVDLRLKKTKKGDNLCFVTLDDRSARIDVTLFGDTYDAVRDMVAKDAVLIVEGEVAEDHFSGGMKVRVSKVLSIPQARAQYASGVQVRCQAGQFAGRRLQELQNLLQSHRGQGGLPLRLRYQREDAEATLVLGDNWRVEASDELLIALMERFGSDAVRLTY
- the accA gene encoding acetyl-CoA carboxylase carboxyl transferase subunit alpha, with protein sequence MNPNYLDFEQPIAELQAKIEELRLVGDSAELNISDEIARLEDKSRSLTESIFSDLSAWQVSQLARHPQRPYTLDYIDYIFDEFDEIHGDRHFADDQAIVGGIARLDEKPVMVIGHQKGRGVHERQKRNFGMPRPEGYRKALRLMEMAERFKMPVLTFIDTPGAYPGIDAEERGQSEAIAFNLAKMSQLKTPIISTVIGEGGSGGALAIGVCDELMMMSYSTYSVISPEGCASILWKSAERAADAAKAMGITSERLHELGLVDQIVSEPLGGAHRDPALTAANLKRHLSETLAKLQDLSQDELLERRYKRLMSYGFGGEA
- the tilS gene encoding tRNA lysidine(34) synthetase TilS — translated: MRPDSGFNHDLKQCERSMAALITDYLQKLPSAERPRNWVIAHSGGLDSQVLLHLAARYFDTSELRVVHVNHHLQADAEQWAEFSQAQAAALGLRFFRLDVYPQSDSEEAARDARYQAFAENLQQGECLLLAHHADDQAETLLFRFLRGSGVAGLCGMPRSRPLAGGGLLRPLLHCSREALEGAAAALGLSSIEDPSNHSLDYDRNFLRAEILPGLKQRWPRLLQRWQSNAELMQQNQLLLESYLQQDLDQCLRAPDQLCLAALKALPLVRQPELLRFWVAQFCGELLNGRQLTQIERDLILAREDANPCYQLKTCSIRRFQGALYLVLPIPQTMAQPGPLQLGTHEFADGCLTVAPADAGLKTLKDLRVVRRQGGERCRPHGRGGSVTVKKLLQESAVPPWRRDAWPLLYHDDELVAVVGICVCDGWWSEKSGFSLLWRPFSLSEKA